From Synoicihabitans lomoniglobus, the proteins below share one genomic window:
- a CDS encoding AAA family ATPase has translation MSSGPAWSDKLKHEIAKAVLGQEQVIDQLLVALLADGHVLLEGMPGLAKTLLINSLGAALGVDCDRVQFTPDLLPSDVVGTMIFQPQSGAFTVHKGPIFANLVLADEINRSPAKVQSALLEAMQERQVTIGGATHALHAPFFVMATQNPVEQEGTYPLPEAQLDRFLFKLLVDYPSEADEELMMDRWGQVTAKPKLEAVSSGVELLSLRQQVDQVYVSPQVKRYILKLVRGTRAMAQPVTSGLGSRYLSFGASPRACLALYQASRARAFLHGSDFVTPDFVQAVCPDILRHRIGLTYEAEAEGLDAEKLVQDLLGRVSVPTESDAAAA, from the coding sequence ATGAGCTCCGGTCCGGCCTGGTCCGACAAACTCAAACACGAAATCGCCAAGGCGGTTTTGGGACAGGAACAAGTGATCGACCAATTGCTGGTCGCGCTCCTGGCTGATGGCCACGTGCTGCTTGAGGGCATGCCCGGTCTGGCCAAGACCCTGTTGATCAACTCGCTCGGGGCTGCCCTCGGCGTGGATTGCGACCGGGTGCAATTCACGCCCGACCTGCTGCCGAGCGACGTCGTGGGCACGATGATTTTTCAACCCCAGTCGGGGGCGTTTACGGTGCACAAGGGACCGATCTTCGCGAATCTGGTGCTGGCCGATGAAATCAACCGTTCGCCGGCCAAGGTGCAGAGCGCGTTGCTGGAGGCGATGCAGGAACGGCAGGTCACAATTGGCGGCGCCACGCACGCCTTGCACGCGCCGTTCTTTGTCATGGCCACACAGAATCCGGTGGAGCAGGAGGGCACTTACCCGTTGCCGGAAGCCCAGTTGGATCGGTTTCTGTTCAAACTGCTGGTCGATTATCCGTCGGAGGCCGACGAGGAGCTGATGATGGACCGGTGGGGGCAGGTCACAGCCAAGCCGAAGCTGGAGGCGGTTTCCAGTGGCGTGGAATTACTCTCGCTGCGGCAGCAGGTGGATCAGGTGTATGTCTCGCCGCAAGTGAAGCGCTACATCCTGAAACTGGTGCGCGGCACGCGGGCCATGGCGCAGCCGGTCACGAGCGGGCTGGGTTCGCGCTACCTCAGTTTCGGGGCGTCGCCACGGGCGTGTTTGGCGTTGTATCAAGCCAGTCGGGCGCGGGCGTTTCTGCACGGGTCGGATTTTGTCACACCGGATTTCGTGCAGGCCGTCTGTCCGGATATTCTGCGGCACCGCATCGGGCTCACCTACGAAGCGGAAGCCGAGGGGCTCGATGCGGAAAAACTGGTGCAGGACCTCCTCGGTCGGGTGTCCGTGCCGACGGAATCCGATGCGGCCGCCGCCTGA
- a CDS encoding vWA domain-containing protein, translating to MMWGQPWAAWLLIPVLLGLGLELWRRRSIATRFPHISRVWAGKQELDFRQRRLTQPVRWGLWLGLGLMVAALAKPRLGSRNQTVFDPASDVVVAMDLSRSMLATDVRPSRLEHARLLGVGMLDRLVGVRVALVPFAGTAFVQLPLSLDYQILIETLDTLEPDNFPRGGTDFSAMLREGMDALGEGESRNGRYLIVISDGETSDAQWREVLPQLVERGIQIIAVGVGTTTGAVIPAADGGVIVDASGAEVFSRYSPTVLEALAEATGGRYLTANTYVALADVLAELSSHAPMRAPLDDATPVMIERYQWCLLPGVLLLLLSYWREVPYRPHHRRVELAEPESDRRVGHGGMRGAVTTLTVLAALGLALPRVSALDGDENRIGPNKRPSSPVDGQSILLTNRIVEILNKREPIGIDYAGFVIDSMGYIETKLRIREKPPLVVISDAMAAVETGRTVDAEAADWDRYAGLLERLRVLTLAPAKVYAAESVENLSLEALLELAEAEQDKKRRGDRTNEEDDGMEIPDDVRDRPSRKVEASAFGNLMTDELPAAEEETPARRRRPLRFFGQPGEGTETDLALPLHRLGQIKSADSPARLYQLMESEDLPPPSTGDDW from the coding sequence ATGATGTGGGGTCAACCATGGGCAGCCTGGTTGCTCATTCCCGTGCTGCTCGGGCTCGGGCTCGAACTGTGGCGGCGTCGCTCGATTGCCACGCGCTTTCCCCACATCTCGCGCGTGTGGGCCGGGAAGCAGGAACTTGATTTTCGGCAACGTCGGCTGACGCAGCCGGTGCGCTGGGGGCTGTGGCTCGGGCTGGGCCTGATGGTCGCGGCGTTGGCCAAACCTCGGCTGGGCAGTCGTAATCAAACGGTATTCGACCCCGCGAGCGATGTGGTGGTGGCGATGGATCTTTCGCGCAGCATGCTCGCCACGGACGTGCGTCCCTCGCGGTTGGAGCACGCGAGGTTGCTGGGGGTCGGTATGTTGGACCGGCTGGTGGGCGTGCGTGTCGCGCTGGTGCCGTTTGCCGGGACGGCGTTTGTGCAACTGCCGCTAAGTCTGGACTACCAAATCTTGATCGAAACTTTGGATACGCTCGAACCGGATAATTTCCCGCGGGGCGGAACGGATTTTTCCGCGATGTTGCGCGAGGGGATGGACGCGTTGGGCGAGGGCGAATCGCGCAACGGCCGGTATCTGATCGTGATCAGTGACGGCGAAACCTCCGATGCACAGTGGCGGGAGGTATTGCCGCAACTGGTCGAGCGCGGCATCCAGATCATTGCGGTCGGCGTGGGGACCACGACGGGGGCGGTGATCCCGGCGGCGGACGGCGGCGTCATCGTCGATGCCAGCGGGGCGGAAGTGTTTTCCCGTTACAGTCCGACGGTGCTGGAAGCATTAGCGGAGGCCACGGGCGGGCGTTATCTGACGGCCAATACCTACGTGGCGTTGGCCGACGTGTTGGCGGAGTTGTCGTCGCACGCCCCCATGCGGGCGCCGTTGGATGATGCCACGCCAGTGATGATCGAGCGTTACCAATGGTGTCTGTTGCCCGGCGTTCTTTTGTTGCTGTTGAGCTATTGGCGGGAAGTCCCGTATCGGCCCCATCATCGACGGGTTGAACTCGCTGAACCCGAATCCGATCGGCGGGTGGGTCATGGTGGAATGAGGGGAGCCGTCACGACGTTGACGGTGCTGGCGGCGCTGGGCCTGGCGTTGCCACGCGTTTCCGCGCTCGACGGCGACGAAAACCGCATCGGCCCGAATAAGCGCCCCAGTTCTCCGGTCGACGGACAATCCATTCTGTTGACCAATCGCATCGTCGAGATTCTGAACAAACGCGAACCGATCGGAATCGATTACGCGGGCTTCGTGATCGACTCGATGGGCTACATCGAAACGAAACTGCGCATACGTGAAAAACCACCCCTGGTGGTGATCAGCGATGCCATGGCGGCGGTGGAAACCGGGCGAACCGTGGATGCGGAAGCCGCCGATTGGGACCGGTATGCCGGCCTGTTGGAAAGGTTGCGCGTTCTCACGTTGGCACCAGCGAAAGTCTATGCGGCGGAGAGTGTGGAGAACTTGAGTCTGGAGGCGTTGCTGGAGCTCGCCGAAGCCGAACAGGACAAAAAACGGCGCGGGGATCGAACGAACGAGGAGGACGACGGCATGGAGATTCCGGACGACGTGCGGGATCGTCCCTCGCGCAAAGTCGAGGCCTCGGCGTTTGGCAATTTGATGACGGATGAATTGCCCGCGGCAGAGGAGGAAACGCCCGCTCGGCGGCGTCGACCGTTGCGCTTTTTTGGCCAACCGGGGGAGGGCACGGAGACCGATCTCGCGCTGCCGTTGCACCGACTCGGACAGATAAAAAGCGCAGACTCTCCGGCGCGACTATATCAATTGATGGAATCCGAGGATTTGCCGCCGCCGTCAACGGGGGATGACTGGTGA
- a CDS encoding YeiH family protein → MNPGTSPARAPVLSGVLVTLGAAGALVPGVPPWLALLMGAAIGLSWGPPTWLPVTRIMHTTLQLAVVGIGAGINLAVVGRVGLSSIGYTMIGLVFTLIVGVVLAKRGGVGPHVGALLFAGTGICGGSAIAAVAPAIRARADETSASISTVFLLNAVALLIFPALGRWLGLDPGEFGLWCALAIHDTSSVVGAALTGGPDALVTATTVKLVRSLWIVPVTLALGFAFRRIRPAAGAAKLPVPWFIGGFVLLSAMFTAMPALAGWIDPIAMAARALLSLTLFLIGLNMSRAVWRRVGYRALLVGVGLWIAVATGTLLAIKLGWISQEV, encoded by the coding sequence GTGAACCCCGGAACGTCCCCGGCGCGGGCGCCGGTTCTGTCCGGCGTGCTGGTGACGTTGGGGGCGGCGGGGGCATTGGTCCCCGGCGTGCCGCCGTGGTTGGCGTTGCTGATGGGGGCGGCGATCGGGTTGTCCTGGGGGCCGCCGACGTGGTTGCCCGTCACGCGAATCATGCACACGACGCTGCAGCTGGCGGTGGTGGGGATCGGCGCGGGCATCAATCTGGCCGTGGTCGGGCGCGTCGGCCTGAGCAGCATTGGTTACACCATGATTGGTCTGGTGTTCACGTTGATCGTGGGCGTCGTGCTCGCCAAACGGGGTGGTGTCGGACCGCATGTGGGCGCGCTGCTTTTTGCGGGCACGGGCATCTGCGGAGGCAGTGCGATTGCCGCCGTGGCGCCGGCGATTAGGGCGCGGGCGGACGAAACTTCGGCGTCGATCTCGACGGTGTTTTTGCTCAACGCGGTGGCGCTGCTGATATTTCCGGCGTTGGGCCGGTGGCTGGGGCTGGACCCGGGTGAGTTCGGATTGTGGTGTGCGTTGGCGATTCACGACACGAGTTCCGTGGTGGGGGCGGCATTGACCGGTGGACCGGACGCGTTGGTGACGGCGACCACGGTCAAGCTGGTGCGGTCGCTGTGGATCGTGCCGGTGACGCTGGCGCTGGGTTTTGCGTTTCGCCGCATCCGACCGGCGGCCGGGGCGGCCAAGCTGCCGGTGCCCTGGTTCATTGGCGGCTTCGTGCTGTTGTCCGCGATGTTCACGGCCATGCCCGCACTGGCGGGGTGGATCGATCCGATTGCGATGGCAGCGCGGGCGTTGCTCTCGCTGACACTGTTCTTGATCGGTCTGAACATGAGCCGAGCGGTTTGGCGTCGGGTCGGCTACCGGGCGCTGTTGGTGGGCGTGGGGCTGTGGATCGCGGTGGCAACGGGAACCCTGCTGGCGATCAAACTCGGTTGGATATCGCAGGAGGTATAA
- a CDS encoding threonine synthase — MNVTKLVCSACGVTFAPGKVYNLCATCGMPLFVLYDLEAAGRTLTKEALRTREANMWRYREVLPVENPAENIVCLGEGWTPLMPMPRLGAELGMANLYIKDEGQNPTGSFKARGMTAAVSMAKELGIKKLAVPSAGNAAGAMAAYAARAGLEAHIFMPQDTPQANVIECREMGAQVTLIDGLITDCGAEVARRKEAEGWFDVSTLKEPYRIEGKKTLGYELAEQLDWELPDALFYPTGGGTGLIGMWKAFDEMEELGWIGSHRPRIYSVQAEGCAPIVRAFEAGQTHAGEFPNAHTKASGLRVPKAIGDFIMLEAIRKSGGGAVAVSDNAMIKAVREVGQLEGLFLAPEGAACYAAMVDLLEAGQIGEDERVVIFNTGTGLKYLECFGED, encoded by the coding sequence ATGAATGTAACGAAACTCGTTTGCTCGGCCTGCGGAGTAACCTTTGCGCCCGGTAAAGTCTACAACCTGTGCGCCACGTGCGGCATGCCGCTGTTTGTGCTCTACGATCTTGAAGCGGCGGGACGCACGCTGACCAAGGAGGCGCTCCGCACCCGCGAGGCGAATATGTGGCGTTATCGCGAAGTGTTACCCGTCGAGAATCCGGCGGAGAACATCGTCTGTTTGGGCGAAGGCTGGACGCCTTTGATGCCGATGCCGCGGTTGGGGGCGGAGCTGGGCATGGCCAATCTTTACATCAAGGACGAGGGCCAGAATCCCACCGGCAGTTTCAAGGCGCGGGGCATGACCGCGGCCGTGTCGATGGCCAAGGAATTGGGGATCAAAAAGCTCGCGGTCCCTTCGGCCGGCAATGCCGCCGGCGCGATGGCAGCATATGCGGCCCGGGCGGGTCTGGAGGCTCATATTTTCATGCCGCAGGACACCCCGCAGGCCAACGTGATCGAATGCCGGGAGATGGGCGCGCAGGTTACCCTGATCGACGGATTGATCACCGATTGCGGGGCGGAAGTGGCGCGACGCAAGGAGGCCGAAGGGTGGTTTGATGTGTCCACGCTCAAAGAGCCCTACCGCATCGAAGGCAAAAAAACCCTGGGCTACGAACTGGCCGAGCAACTCGATTGGGAACTGCCCGATGCCTTGTTTTATCCCACGGGCGGCGGCACCGGCTTGATCGGCATGTGGAAGGCGTTTGACGAGATGGAGGAGCTGGGCTGGATCGGTTCGCACCGCCCGCGAATCTACTCCGTCCAGGCCGAAGGGTGCGCGCCGATCGTGCGGGCGTTTGAGGCCGGCCAGACGCATGCGGGCGAGTTTCCCAATGCGCACACCAAGGCGTCGGGGCTGCGGGTGCCCAAAGCCATCGGTGACTTCATCATGCTGGAGGCGATTCGCAAATCCGGCGGTGGCGCCGTGGCCGTGAGTGATAACGCCATGATCAAGGCGGTGCGCGAGGTGGGTCAGCTCGAAGGCCTGTTTCTCGCGCCGGAAGGGGCCGCCTGCTATGCCGCGATGGTGGACCTGCTCGAAGCGGGCCAGATCGGGGAGGACGAACGCGTGGTGATCTTCAATACCGGCACCGGGCTGAAATACCTCGAGTGTTTCGGCGAAGACTGA
- a CDS encoding M14 family zinc carboxypeptidase, whose product MSRVCEFLFGSGHARRRLIGLSLILGLSLGSTQAAVETPSQFFGFKPGQTGELVRYPVVLDYLQSLAAGSDRVIYEEVGKTTMGNPFGLITVSSPENLKNLDRILEINQRLADPRGLSEDEAAALIAEGKPVYYLYATIHSTEVSNIAATTEIAYQLASGDSPEIKQILHDAVVLIEPSQNPDGQYWVVDHWYKTAGTDYQRVYPDLYHKYTGHDDNRDWFMFTQIETRLNLGIQARYRPVISHDMHQMGNRGARIFVPPFDDPFDRNMHPLLQIEQATVGQAMAEALFAAGKEGINWGARYDMWSPARQFMIYKGQPRILTEIARSNLADPQVSKDGSPLGPQEISRDFPVPYSQDTWTLQQQVDYGVIAAMAGIKHVARYGKEFMTNFYHVQKSWVTRTAKPYAFVVSAEQRDPYATYEMLEIMETAEVEIERADEAFTADGTTYPAGSYVIRTAQPYGAFAKTMLERQDYPDLKVFPGGPPKRPYDATGQTLWMLMGVDVAEIEAPFEASLDLVEQVAPVPQPPPAATAGFYLIGPESYGVFKVVSALQAADVPAVRTAEATTVAGKSFAPGTLMFPINPETQSIVTTATSSWGLPVVAATALPGVDGFALKPDTRVGLYRSANIMPGGWLMWVFDQYDVNYRVVSADDFTGDLNDRYDVIVMPSGLSKQRVIKGLDQTKNDPAEWGWAAGIGEEGWIKLRQWVHDGGTLLAIGSASETARDLLDLPIEPALPAPERNYGDEETHAEEEMVSAAGAAQKLKDTFMSPASLMYTLRDEVADPTSLFYCPGSLLDNLFDPTQPVAWGMPAQWPVFFIRDQAYRLRPSFDIQAEVVSKYPSSDILQSGWLLGEDYLKDQANVVSFEVGEGFVVTFGTQVDFRAQARATTKMVFNAIYHGPSTAIPAADVATVLAP is encoded by the coding sequence ATGAGCAGAGTATGCGAATTTCTTTTTGGCTCCGGCCATGCCCGCCGACGGTTGATCGGACTCAGTTTGATTTTGGGGCTTAGCCTGGGGAGCACGCAGGCCGCGGTGGAAACGCCGTCACAGTTTTTCGGCTTCAAGCCGGGCCAGACCGGCGAGTTGGTGCGTTACCCGGTGGTGCTCGACTATCTGCAGTCCCTCGCGGCGGGCAGTGATCGGGTGATCTACGAAGAGGTGGGCAAAACCACGATGGGAAATCCGTTCGGTTTGATTACGGTCAGTTCTCCGGAAAACCTGAAAAATCTCGATCGCATCCTGGAAATCAATCAACGCCTGGCGGACCCGCGCGGACTGAGCGAGGACGAAGCGGCGGCGCTGATCGCGGAAGGGAAACCGGTGTATTATCTCTACGCCACGATTCACTCCACGGAGGTGTCGAACATCGCGGCCACCACCGAAATCGCCTACCAGCTCGCCAGCGGTGATTCCCCGGAAATTAAACAAATCCTCCACGATGCCGTGGTGTTGATCGAACCCTCGCAGAATCCCGACGGCCAATACTGGGTGGTCGATCACTGGTATAAGACCGCCGGGACCGACTACCAGCGGGTGTATCCGGATCTCTATCACAAATACACCGGTCACGACGACAATCGCGACTGGTTCATGTTCACGCAAATCGAGACCCGGCTCAACCTCGGGATTCAGGCGCGCTACCGGCCCGTAATCAGCCACGACATGCACCAGATGGGCAATCGCGGCGCGCGGATTTTCGTGCCGCCGTTTGACGATCCCTTTGATCGCAACATGCATCCGCTGCTGCAGATCGAGCAGGCGACCGTCGGGCAGGCCATGGCCGAGGCGCTGTTTGCCGCCGGTAAGGAAGGCATCAACTGGGGGGCGCGCTACGACATGTGGAGCCCCGCCCGGCAGTTCATGATCTACAAGGGGCAGCCGCGCATTCTCACGGAGATTGCCCGCAGCAATTTGGCAGACCCGCAGGTGAGCAAGGACGGCAGTCCCTTGGGGCCGCAGGAAATATCCCGGGACTTTCCGGTGCCTTATTCCCAGGACACATGGACGCTGCAGCAACAGGTCGACTACGGCGTAATCGCGGCCATGGCGGGCATCAAGCACGTGGCCCGCTACGGCAAGGAGTTCATGACCAACTTCTACCACGTGCAGAAATCGTGGGTCACCCGCACGGCCAAGCCCTACGCGTTCGTGGTGTCGGCCGAGCAGCGCGATCCGTATGCGACCTACGAGATGCTGGAGATCATGGAAACGGCGGAGGTCGAGATCGAGCGGGCGGACGAAGCGTTCACCGCCGACGGCACGACGTATCCGGCAGGGTCCTACGTCATTCGCACCGCGCAACCCTACGGTGCCTTCGCCAAGACCATGCTGGAACGGCAGGATTATCCGGACCTGAAAGTGTTTCCCGGCGGTCCGCCCAAGCGGCCCTACGATGCCACCGGCCAGACGCTCTGGATGTTGATGGGGGTCGATGTCGCGGAGATCGAGGCACCCTTTGAGGCGTCGCTGGATTTGGTCGAGCAGGTGGCGCCGGTGCCGCAGCCACCGCCGGCGGCGACGGCGGGGTTTTACCTGATCGGACCCGAATCCTACGGCGTGTTCAAGGTGGTCTCCGCCTTGCAGGCGGCGGACGTGCCGGCCGTGCGAACGGCGGAGGCGACAACGGTGGCGGGAAAGTCGTTTGCTCCCGGCACGCTCATGTTCCCTATCAATCCCGAAACACAATCGATCGTGACCACCGCCACGTCGAGCTGGGGACTGCCGGTGGTTGCGGCCACCGCGTTGCCCGGAGTCGATGGCTTCGCGTTGAAACCGGACACCCGGGTCGGTCTGTATCGCTCGGCTAACATCATGCCCGGTGGGTGGTTGATGTGGGTGTTCGATCAATACGACGTGAACTACCGCGTCGTGAGCGCGGACGATTTTACCGGCGACCTGAATGATCGCTACGATGTGATCGTCATGCCCTCCGGGTTGTCGAAACAGCGCGTGATCAAAGGACTCGATCAAACCAAGAACGATCCGGCGGAGTGGGGCTGGGCCGCGGGCATCGGCGAGGAGGGGTGGATAAAACTGCGGCAGTGGGTGCACGACGGTGGCACGTTGCTGGCGATTGGCAGTGCGAGTGAAACCGCCCGGGATCTCCTTGATCTACCGATCGAGCCGGCATTGCCCGCGCCGGAGCGCAATTACGGGGATGAGGAAACGCACGCCGAGGAGGAGATGGTGTCGGCGGCGGGGGCGGCCCAAAAACTGAAGGATACTTTCATGAGTCCGGCGTCGCTCATGTATACGCTGCGCGACGAAGTGGCCGACCCGACCTCGTTGTTTTACTGCCCGGGATCGCTGCTGGACAATTTGTTCGATCCGACGCAACCCGTGGCGTGGGGCATGCCCGCGCAATGGCCGGTGTTTTTCATCCGCGATCAAGCCTACCGTCTGCGCCCGTCGTTCGATATTCAAGCCGAGGTGGTCTCCAAATACCCGTCGAGCGACATCCTGCAAAGTGGGTGGCTCCTCGGGGAGGACTACCTGAAGGATCAGGCCAATGTCGTATCGTTTGAAGTTGGGGAAGGGTTTGTGGTCACGTTCGGCACGCAGGTGGATTTCCGGGCGCAGGCCCGGGCGACGACGAAGATGGTCTTCAACGCAATTTATCACGGTCCTTCGACTGCGATCCCGGCCGCCGATGTGGCCACGGTGCTGGCGCCGTGA
- a CDS encoding VWA domain-containing protein, translating into MDSFAFQEPGWLGLLMGVPLVAWLRWRRGTNALVVPFAAAWFRPGLSPASPWPSWLAVGGIVLAVLALARPQVLEGHEEVLKEGYDIMLAIDLSGSMLAEDYERAGQQLNRLEAIKPVIKAFIADRPDDRIGLIVFAGRAYTLAPPTFDHEWLARQTEKLKIGLMEDGTAIGDGLGMALARLDHGNGEMDTSPAGAEQASSAFVVLLTDGSNNHGALKPMQAAAIAAARRVPVYTIGAGKEGTAPFPIFDSRGQKTGYRRIVSDLDENALRQISAMTSGQFYRADSSDTVAAAFAAIDANQKVSFQARAHLRARDLFAWFMAASIGITAVGALASRLPGSREVIV; encoded by the coding sequence ATGGATTCCTTCGCGTTTCAGGAACCCGGGTGGTTGGGACTGCTGATGGGCGTGCCGCTGGTCGCATGGTTGCGCTGGCGTCGGGGCACGAACGCACTCGTGGTGCCGTTTGCGGCCGCGTGGTTTCGGCCGGGCCTCAGTCCGGCCTCTCCCTGGCCATCGTGGTTGGCGGTCGGAGGCATCGTGCTGGCCGTGCTCGCGCTGGCGCGTCCGCAGGTGTTGGAAGGCCATGAAGAGGTCCTTAAGGAAGGTTACGACATCATGCTCGCGATCGACTTGTCGGGATCGATGTTGGCGGAGGATTACGAGCGAGCCGGGCAGCAGCTGAACCGGCTCGAAGCGATCAAGCCGGTGATCAAGGCGTTCATCGCGGACCGGCCCGATGATCGGATCGGACTCATCGTATTTGCGGGCCGCGCCTACACGCTGGCGCCACCGACCTTTGATCACGAATGGTTGGCCCGGCAGACGGAGAAGTTGAAAATCGGGTTGATGGAGGACGGCACGGCCATCGGCGACGGCCTGGGCATGGCGTTGGCCCGGCTGGATCACGGTAACGGTGAAATGGATACGTCGCCGGCGGGCGCGGAGCAGGCATCGAGCGCGTTTGTCGTGTTGTTGACCGACGGCTCCAACAATCACGGAGCGCTCAAACCGATGCAGGCGGCGGCCATTGCCGCGGCGCGGCGGGTGCCGGTCTACACCATCGGAGCCGGCAAGGAAGGCACGGCGCCGTTTCCCATCTTCGACAGCCGGGGGCAAAAGACCGGTTACCGACGCATTGTCTCGGATCTCGACGAAAACGCGTTGCGTCAGATCTCGGCGATGACGTCCGGACAATTTTACCGGGCCGACAGTTCCGATACGGTGGCAGCGGCGTTTGCGGCCATCGATGCCAACCAGAAGGTATCGTTCCAGGCGCGGGCGCATCTGCGGGCGCGGGATCTATTTGCATGGTTCATGGCGGCGTCGATCGGCATTACGGCGGTCGGGGCTCTCGCCAGTCGACTACCGGGAAGTCGGGAGGTAATCGTATGA
- a CDS encoding dicarboxylate/amino acid:cation symporter, giving the protein MNPKNLTRNILLGMGLGLIVGVACNRLGTDVPGVTFVVDGLFPLVGRIFVKSLQLLVVPLVLFSLICGTASLNDLRRLGRIGAKTVAFYLGTTALAVGSAIVLGILLQPGVGFNLSYESDFAVRSSPPLADVILGIFPSNPFQSLAEGKMLQVIVFSILFGIAMCLAGEAGQRVLRVASDLNEVVMKLVILLMLVAPFGVFALVGRTFAQEGFTAILALGKYFFLVLGALVLHLFVTYGLLFKLGTGLSPMRLMRKMRKVQLFAFSTASSNATLPLTLETVEHQLGVKPSVGSFTIPLGATINMDGTAILQGVATVFIAQALQIDVGVQGYLMVVLMSTLASIGTAGVPGVGLIMLAMVFQQVGLPVAAIGVIYGVDRLLDMVRTAVNVTGDAVVSVIVAKSEGEFDQTVFDAVDET; this is encoded by the coding sequence ATGAATCCGAAAAACCTGACTCGTAATATTCTTCTGGGCATGGGGCTCGGCTTGATCGTGGGCGTGGCGTGTAACCGCCTCGGGACCGACGTGCCGGGCGTGACGTTCGTGGTCGACGGCCTGTTTCCGCTGGTCGGGAGGATCTTCGTCAAATCGCTGCAATTGTTGGTGGTGCCGCTGGTGTTGTTTTCCCTGATCTGTGGGACCGCCTCGCTCAACGACCTCCGGCGTCTGGGCCGGATCGGGGCGAAGACGGTGGCGTTTTATCTGGGCACCACGGCGCTGGCGGTGGGCTCGGCCATCGTATTGGGAATATTGTTACAACCGGGAGTGGGATTCAATCTGAGCTACGAAAGCGATTTTGCGGTGCGGTCGAGTCCCCCGCTCGCAGACGTAATTCTGGGGATTTTCCCGAGCAACCCGTTTCAGTCGCTGGCCGAGGGCAAAATGCTGCAGGTGATCGTGTTTTCCATCCTGTTTGGCATCGCCATGTGTCTGGCGGGGGAAGCCGGCCAGCGGGTGCTGCGCGTCGCATCGGATCTGAATGAAGTGGTGATGAAGCTGGTCATCCTGCTCATGCTGGTGGCGCCGTTCGGCGTGTTCGCGCTGGTGGGCCGCACGTTTGCGCAGGAAGGATTCACCGCGATTCTGGCCTTGGGGAAATACTTCTTCCTCGTGCTGGGGGCGCTGGTATTGCACCTGTTCGTCACCTACGGGCTGTTGTTCAAACTGGGCACCGGCTTGAGCCCGATGCGACTGATGCGCAAGATGCGCAAAGTGCAGTTGTTCGCATTTTCCACCGCGAGCAGCAACGCGACCCTGCCGCTCACGTTGGAAACGGTGGAGCACCAGTTGGGCGTCAAGCCGTCGGTGGGCTCGTTCACGATTCCTCTCGGGGCGACGATCAACATGGATGGGACCGCAATTTTGCAGGGCGTGGCCACGGTCTTCATCGCTCAGGCGTTGCAGATCGACGTGGGCGTGCAGGGCTATCTGATGGTCGTGCTCATGTCGACCCTGGCCTCGATCGGCACGGCGGGCGTGCCGGGCGTGGGATTGATCATGCTGGCCATGGTCTTTCAGCAGGTCGGACTGCCGGTGGCCGCCATCGGCGTGATCTACGGCGTGGACCGACTGTTGGACATGGTGCGCACGGCGGTGAATGTCACCGGTGATGCGGTCGTTTCCGTGATCGTGGCCAAGTCGGAAGGCGAGTTTGACCAGACGGTTTTTGACGCTGTCGACGAGACCTGA
- a CDS encoding DUF58 domain-containing protein: protein MNSSLPPLPPGPANATSEALASLRRLEWQMKHQVTNLLGGEYRSAFRGKGMEFDQVVRYNYGDDVRDIDWKVTARSTEPYRKKFVEERELTVLLVFEDRLSLQFGSEGRTKRDAMMELICQVMLLAANNRDRIGIVHAQPGGYTLWKPVRGRAAIMQAAAQLLATPAPDLADTRPLKMPWRFVGQAAPKHSILVWCGDFAPQPEPHGWSIITGRYHAVGFKVDDPWERGLPPDKAFSVYDPVAQHLVVLNPRSKAHQEAHAAWVAKREARFGELFRDARDRLVVTPNDSMTDALARFFRAHMAMN, encoded by the coding sequence ATGAATTCCTCATTGCCGCCGCTGCCTCCCGGACCCGCCAACGCCACCAGCGAGGCGCTGGCGTCGCTACGTCGGTTGGAATGGCAGATGAAGCACCAGGTGACGAATTTGTTGGGCGGCGAATATCGTTCGGCATTTCGCGGCAAGGGCATGGAGTTTGATCAGGTCGTGCGCTACAACTACGGCGACGACGTGCGCGACATCGACTGGAAGGTGACCGCGCGTTCCACCGAACCCTACCGCAAAAAATTCGTGGAGGAGCGCGAGCTGACGGTGTTGCTCGTTTTTGAAGACCGACTGTCCCTGCAGTTTGGATCGGAAGGGCGGACCAAGCGCGACGCCATGATGGAGTTGATCTGTCAGGTCATGTTGTTGGCGGCGAACAACCGCGACCGTATCGGCATCGTGCACGCGCAGCCGGGCGGTTACACGTTGTGGAAACCGGTGCGCGGTCGCGCGGCCATCATGCAGGCCGCGGCCCAGTTGCTCGCGACCCCGGCTCCGGATCTGGCCGATACGCGACCGCTGAAGATGCCCTGGCGCTTCGTGGGACAGGCGGCGCCCAAGCACAGTATTTTGGTGTGGTGCGGTGACTTCGCGCCGCAGCCTGAACCACACGGTTGGTCGATCATCACCGGTCGATATCACGCCGTGGGCTTCAAGGTCGACGATCCCTGGGAACGAGGCCTGCCGCCGGACAAGGCGTTCAGCGTCTACGATCCGGTGGCCCAACATTTGGTCGTGTTAAATCCCCGCTCGAAAGCGCATCAGGAGGCGCATGCGGCGTGGGTGGCAAAGCGGGAGGCTCGGTTTGGCGAGTTGTTCCGCGATGCCCGCGACCGCTTGGTGGTTACGCCCAACGATTCAATGACGGATGCGCTGGCGCGGTTTTTCCGGGCGCACATGGCGATGAACTGA